A genome region from Mesorhizobium sp. B2-1-8 includes the following:
- a CDS encoding ABC transporter permease → MTVTASASQARPPIQRWLVIWVLALAAVLVVFLLQDKLPWAVNYPVEAVVPVADWVSALMGWIKSNLSWLTRSVTAVLGVSLDFALDLLAKNFKFGHGADAFVLPRLSWVGVCAAAFLAGYAAGGRKLGMLVGGCFLYIALFGQWTSAMLTLALISIAVPFCIVTGLFLGIWAWRKPWAERFIVSPALDLMQTIPTFAYLIPMLLLFGNSPVSAMIATAIFATPPMVRATMLGLSRVPSEIDDFSEMAGCTARQKLWRVLLPSARPTLMVGVNQVIMLALNMVIIASMIGAGGLGYDVLLALRALKVGEAMEAGLAIVALAIALDRLSQAIAHKQAAGNVHRSSASPGFSRRYPNLTLAIAILVVTTLLGLFVPAFAAVPKTITFTTAPLWKAAVNWVTINFFDVIEAFRVALILNVLNPLRAFCEGFPWLGAVFLLGLAGYQLSGLRLAALVAALTAFCAITGLWEKTMATVYLCGISAFIACLVGIPIGLAQARSDRFEKIVTPIIDTLQVLPSFCFIIPVVMLFRVGDVTAMIATVAFAVVPAIRYTNHGIRQVPPALIEAAKVSGCTPRQTFFRVQLPLALPEIMLGVNQTILMALAMIIICAMVGTRDLGQEVFIALSKADSGRGIVAGLAIAFIGIVADRLFNAWTAKARARLG, encoded by the coding sequence ATGACGGTAACGGCAAGCGCCAGCCAGGCAAGGCCGCCGATTCAGCGGTGGCTGGTGATCTGGGTGCTCGCGCTTGCCGCCGTGCTGGTGGTGTTCCTGCTGCAGGACAAACTGCCATGGGCCGTCAACTATCCGGTCGAGGCGGTCGTTCCCGTCGCCGACTGGGTCAGCGCGCTGATGGGCTGGATCAAGTCGAACCTGTCCTGGCTGACCCGCTCGGTCACCGCGGTGCTCGGCGTGTCGCTCGACTTCGCGCTCGATCTCTTGGCCAAGAATTTCAAGTTCGGCCATGGCGCCGACGCTTTCGTGTTGCCGCGCTTGTCCTGGGTTGGCGTCTGCGCGGCGGCGTTCCTTGCCGGCTATGCGGCCGGTGGCAGAAAACTCGGCATGCTGGTTGGCGGCTGCTTTCTCTACATCGCGCTATTCGGCCAATGGACCAGCGCCATGCTGACGCTGGCGCTGATCTCGATCGCCGTGCCGTTCTGCATCGTCACCGGGCTATTCCTCGGCATCTGGGCGTGGCGCAAGCCGTGGGCGGAGCGGTTCATCGTCTCCCCTGCCCTCGACCTGATGCAGACGATCCCGACCTTCGCCTATCTCATCCCGATGCTGCTGCTGTTCGGCAACAGCCCCGTTTCGGCGATGATCGCCACCGCCATCTTCGCCACGCCGCCGATGGTGCGGGCAACCATGCTCGGGCTATCGCGGGTGCCGTCCGAGATCGATGATTTCAGCGAAATGGCCGGCTGCACGGCGCGGCAGAAATTGTGGCGCGTGCTGCTGCCGTCGGCGCGGCCGACACTGATGGTCGGCGTCAACCAGGTGATCATGCTGGCGCTGAACATGGTGATCATCGCCTCGATGATCGGCGCCGGCGGGCTTGGCTACGACGTGCTGCTCGCCCTGCGCGCGCTGAAGGTTGGCGAGGCGATGGAGGCCGGTCTTGCCATCGTCGCGCTCGCCATCGCGCTCGACCGGCTGAGCCAGGCCATCGCCCACAAGCAGGCAGCAGGCAATGTCCACCGGTCGTCCGCGAGCCCGGGTTTCTCGCGGCGCTACCCCAATCTGACGCTGGCCATCGCCATCCTTGTCGTCACTACGCTGCTCGGCCTGTTCGTGCCGGCCTTCGCGGCCGTGCCGAAGACGATCACCTTCACCACCGCGCCATTGTGGAAAGCGGCTGTGAACTGGGTGACGATCAACTTCTTCGACGTCATCGAAGCGTTTCGGGTAGCGCTGATCCTCAATGTACTCAATCCGCTGCGCGCCTTTTGCGAGGGATTTCCGTGGCTGGGCGCGGTGTTCCTGCTCGGCCTTGCCGGCTACCAGCTGTCAGGTTTGCGGCTGGCCGCACTTGTCGCGGCACTCACCGCCTTCTGCGCCATCACAGGCCTTTGGGAGAAGACCATGGCGACGGTCTATCTCTGCGGCATCTCGGCCTTCATCGCTTGCCTGGTCGGCATTCCGATCGGGCTTGCGCAGGCGCGCAGCGACCGTTTCGAAAAGATCGTCACGCCCATCATCGACACGTTGCAGGTGCTGCCATCCTTCTGCTTCATCATTCCGGTGGTGATGCTGTTCCGTGTCGGCGACGTCACCGCGATGATCGCCACGGTCGCCTTCGCCGTGGTGCCGGCAATCCGCTACACCAATCACGGCATCCGGCAGGTGCCGCCGGCGCTGATCGAGGCGGCGAAGGTTTCGGGCTGCACGCCGCGCCAGACCTTCTTTCGGGTGCAGCTGCCGCTGGCGCTGCCGGAGATCATGCTGGGCGTGAACCAGACCATCCTGATGGCGCTGGCGATGATCATCATCTGCGCCATGGTCGGCACGCGCGATCTCGGCCAGGAAGTGTTCATCGCATTATCGAAGGCCGATTCCGGCCGCGGCATCGTCGCGGGCCTGGCCATCGCTTTCATCGGCATCGTCGCCGACCGGCTGTTCAATGCGTGGACGGCGAAGGCCCGGGCAAGGCTGGGATAG
- a CDS encoding quaternary amine ABC transporter ATP-binding protein has translation MTEAIEQASNATGKDPRPIKLACHNVWKLFGANAANFIRERNGKASTTDIAAAGLVGAVRAVDLEIRQGEIFIIMGLSGSGKSTLVRCMSRLVEPTHGKVEFEGKDLLKISDAALIELRRHRMGMVFQNFALLPHLNVLDNIAFPLSIQGQDRSTREARAREVIELVGLRGREHFYPRELSGGQQQRVGIARSLATKPEIWFLDEPFSALDPLIRREMQDELMRLQTMLHKTIVFITHDFDEAIRLADRIAIMKDGEVIQIGTPEELVVNPATDYVAEFTRDVDRAKVISARSLMRACDGAEHGGTVAPEAKIASFSASIVAAGKPFAVINGTGKPIGEVTPQAVIDLLAGIERAGA, from the coding sequence ATGACGGAAGCTATTGAACAGGCATCAAACGCGACGGGAAAGGATCCCCGCCCGATAAAACTTGCCTGCCATAATGTCTGGAAACTGTTTGGGGCGAACGCCGCCAACTTCATCCGCGAGCGTAACGGCAAGGCCAGCACGACCGACATAGCCGCGGCGGGGCTAGTCGGCGCGGTGCGCGCCGTCGATCTGGAGATCCGGCAGGGCGAGATTTTCATCATCATGGGTCTGTCGGGGTCCGGCAAGTCGACGCTGGTGCGCTGCATGTCGCGGCTGGTCGAACCGACACATGGCAAGGTCGAGTTCGAAGGCAAGGATCTGCTCAAGATTTCCGATGCCGCGCTGATAGAACTCAGGCGCCACCGCATGGGCATGGTGTTCCAGAACTTTGCCCTGCTGCCGCATCTCAACGTGCTCGACAACATCGCCTTCCCGCTCAGCATCCAGGGACAGGATCGTTCGACACGCGAGGCGCGCGCCCGCGAAGTCATCGAACTCGTCGGCCTGCGCGGGCGCGAGCATTTCTATCCGCGCGAATTGTCCGGCGGCCAGCAGCAGCGTGTCGGTATCGCCCGCAGCCTGGCGACGAAACCCGAGATCTGGTTTCTCGACGAGCCCTTCTCGGCGCTGGACCCATTGATCCGCCGCGAAATGCAGGACGAGCTGATGCGGCTGCAGACCATGCTGCACAAGACCATCGTCTTCATCACCCACGATTTCGACGAGGCTATAAGGCTCGCCGACCGCATCGCCATCATGAAGGACGGGGAAGTCATCCAGATCGGCACGCCGGAGGAACTCGTGGTCAATCCGGCGACCGACTATGTCGCCGAGTTCACCCGCGACGTCGACCGCGCCAAGGTGATTTCGGCGCGCAGCCTGATGCGTGCCTGCGACGGCGCCGAGCATGGCGGCACGGTGGCGCCGGAGGCCAAGATAGCGAGTTTCTCGGCCAGCATCGTCGCCGCAGGCAAGCCTTTCGCGGTGATCAACGGCACCGGCAAGCCGATCGGCGAAGTGACGCCGCAAGCGGTGATCGATCTGCTGGCCGGCATCGAGCGAGCCGGCGCATGA
- a CDS encoding SDR family oxidoreductase, whose translation MDLFKLEGDVALVTGAGSGIGQAIAIGLAEAGADVACFGYTSKGGLDETAHRITALGRRALVLTGTVTSDSDLAAAIDRVEAELGALTVGVNNAGIAGSEPAETLPLEKWRKVHEVNVAGVFLSCQAEARKMLARGKGSIINIASMSGTIVNRGLTQAHYNSSKAAVIHMSKSLAMEWADRGLRVNVVSPGYTLTPMNKRPEVAEEVKIFKRDTPMGRMAAPEEMVGPTVFLASRASSFVTGLDLIVDGGYVCW comes from the coding sequence ATGGATCTTTTCAAACTGGAAGGCGATGTCGCGCTGGTCACCGGTGCCGGCAGCGGCATTGGCCAGGCAATCGCGATCGGGCTGGCCGAGGCAGGCGCCGATGTCGCCTGTTTCGGCTATACGTCGAAGGGCGGGTTGGACGAAACCGCTCACCGGATCACGGCACTCGGCCGCCGGGCGCTGGTGCTGACCGGCACCGTGACCTCGGATAGCGATCTCGCGGCGGCCATCGATCGCGTAGAAGCCGAACTCGGTGCGTTGACGGTCGGCGTCAACAATGCCGGCATTGCCGGCTCGGAACCAGCCGAGACACTGCCGCTGGAAAAGTGGCGAAAAGTGCACGAGGTCAACGTCGCGGGCGTATTCCTGTCCTGCCAGGCCGAAGCGCGCAAGATGCTGGCGCGGGGCAAGGGCTCGATCATCAACATCGCCTCGATGTCGGGCACCATCGTCAATCGCGGGTTGACGCAGGCGCACTACAATTCCTCGAAGGCCGCCGTCATCCATATGTCGAAGAGCCTCGCCATGGAGTGGGCCGATCGCGGGCTGCGCGTCAATGTCGTCAGCCCGGGCTACACGCTGACGCCGATGAACAAGCGCCCCGAGGTGGCCGAAGAGGTTAAGATCTTCAAACGCGACACGCCGATGGGACGCATGGCGGCGCCCGAGGAAATGGTCGGGCCGACAGTGTTCCTGGCCAGCCGCGCGTCGAGCTTCGTCACCGGCCTCGACCTGATCGTCGATGGCGGCTACGTCTGCTGGTAA
- a CDS encoding mandelate racemase/muconate lactonizing enzyme family protein, translating into MKIETIKAYRVVQPFVDGPYRMSKGRVADCFDAVIVAITSDSGVTGWGEMAPLGNFYSAAFPAGTRAGVPEIAPHLIGQDPRGLAGIGRLMDTVFKGHPYIKSALDMACWDLAARAAGVPLVTLLGGKESDTAELYKVVTHGTVDQMAALAGRIVKDGFHRLQVKVGGNVNDDIERVTAVAASVPKGTVIFCDANAGWTPYQARRFADATRAIDYTFEQPCTTIDENMSVRRMLDKPMVLDESVTSLEAMLEIHRRGAADGLTLKISRLGGVTQTRLIRDVAVDLGFMITVEDTGGAEIDTSAMAHLSLSTPEERRLHAIAFHEWVTVRTASNAPPVTGSRMGIPDGPGLGIDVDPGLLGKPFFEIGR; encoded by the coding sequence GTGAAGATCGAAACCATCAAAGCCTATCGCGTCGTGCAGCCCTTCGTGGACGGCCCCTACCGCATGTCCAAGGGGCGGGTCGCCGACTGCTTCGACGCGGTGATCGTCGCCATCACCTCGGACAGCGGCGTGACCGGTTGGGGCGAGATGGCGCCGCTCGGCAATTTCTACTCGGCCGCGTTCCCGGCCGGCACGCGTGCCGGCGTGCCGGAAATCGCGCCGCATCTCATCGGCCAGGACCCGCGTGGACTTGCCGGCATCGGCAGGCTGATGGACACCGTGTTCAAGGGCCACCCCTACATCAAGTCCGCGCTGGACATGGCGTGCTGGGATCTCGCCGCCCGCGCGGCCGGCGTGCCGCTGGTGACGCTGCTCGGCGGCAAGGAAAGCGACACGGCCGAACTCTATAAGGTCGTCACCCATGGCACGGTCGATCAAATGGCCGCACTTGCCGGGCGCATCGTCAAGGACGGCTTTCACCGGCTGCAGGTCAAGGTCGGCGGCAATGTCAATGACGATATCGAACGCGTCACCGCGGTCGCCGCCTCGGTGCCGAAAGGCACTGTCATTTTCTGCGACGCCAATGCCGGCTGGACGCCGTACCAGGCGCGCCGGTTCGCCGATGCGACGCGGGCGATCGACTATACGTTCGAGCAGCCCTGCACGACGATCGACGAGAACATGTCGGTGCGCCGCATGCTCGACAAGCCGATGGTGCTCGACGAATCCGTCACCTCGCTTGAGGCGATGCTGGAAATCCACCGCAGGGGCGCGGCCGACGGGCTGACGCTGAAGATCTCGCGGCTGGGCGGCGTGACGCAGACGCGGCTGATCCGCGACGTCGCCGTCGATCTCGGCTTCATGATCACGGTGGAAGACACCGGCGGCGCCGAGATCGACACATCAGCCATGGCGCATCTGTCGCTGTCGACGCCAGAGGAGCGCCGGCTGCACGCCATCGCCTTCCATGAATGGGTCACGGTGCGCACCGCGTCGAATGCGCCGCCGGTCACCGGCAGCCGCATGGGCATTCCAGACGGCCCGGGCCTCGGCATCGATGTGGATCCCGGCCTGCTGGGCAAGCCCTTCTTCGAGATCGGCCGCTGA
- a CDS encoding GntR family transcriptional regulator: MVKTEFGPIADTTRRAEIVALLRRAILTGQLEPGQKLNELRISEQMRVSRAPLREAMRELAQEGILTSVPYAGTFVINVTAKDIDDAYSLNKVLDEFAIERMWKQRDQRFFDELDRRHEAVKQATRDRDTTRQIETALQLHGLIHEWADNSVLLETWQRLASRLQMYFALHQRARNEPVPAEDLHETYVALLKGSDIRAAQRHAREHIDLDFEELLAYARSLEKRASKN; the protein is encoded by the coding sequence ATGGTGAAGACGGAGTTCGGTCCGATTGCCGACACGACACGCCGTGCCGAAATCGTGGCACTGCTGCGGCGCGCGATCCTGACCGGTCAGCTTGAGCCCGGCCAGAAGCTCAACGAGCTCAGGATTTCCGAACAGATGCGGGTCAGCCGCGCGCCGCTGCGCGAAGCGATGCGCGAGCTGGCGCAGGAAGGCATCCTGACGAGCGTCCCCTATGCTGGCACCTTCGTCATCAATGTCACCGCCAAGGACATCGACGACGCCTATTCGCTCAACAAGGTGCTGGACGAGTTCGCCATCGAGCGGATGTGGAAGCAGCGCGACCAGCGTTTCTTCGACGAACTCGACCGGCGCCACGAGGCGGTGAAGCAGGCGACGCGCGACCGCGACACCACAAGGCAGATCGAAACCGCGCTGCAACTGCATGGTCTGATCCATGAATGGGCCGACAATTCGGTGCTCCTGGAAACCTGGCAAAGGCTGGCGAGCCGGCTGCAGATGTATTTCGCCCTGCATCAGCGCGCCCGCAACGAGCCGGTGCCTGCAGAGGACCTGCACGAGACCTATGTGGCGCTGCTCAAGGGCTCGGACATTCGCGCCGCCCAGCGCCATGCGCGCGAGCATATCGACCTCGATTTCGAAGAGCTTCTCGCCTATGCGCGCAGCCTTGAAAAGCGCGCGTCGAAGAACTGA
- a CDS encoding ABC transporter substrate-binding protein → MPLRSVISKFSMGAFAFAAASVLTPTAQAAAPESNDPIKIALFDWTSVNLNAKILGGILEKLGYTVEYPTADYLSSLTTGLTNGDLDVGLEYWDTTAGEAMKASDATGQTERLGKLGPKAKEEWWFPEYMKEKCPTLPDWHALLDATCAASFSTAETAPKGRYLGGPVTWEGFDDERVAALKLPFTVIHAGTDAAMFAELDSAYQRKAPIMLWIYSPHWAPAKYKGEWVQFPEYTPECYNDRKWGVNPDAKYDCGKPHGEIWKYSWNGMKDKWPVAYKVAKAYTVDTDELNKMSGEIDLDGKTPEDVAAAWIAAHEADWKAWAQ, encoded by the coding sequence ATGCCACTTCGCAGTGTGATTTCGAAATTCTCAATGGGAGCTTTTGCATTTGCCGCGGCAAGTGTCCTGACGCCAACAGCGCAGGCAGCGGCACCGGAATCCAACGACCCGATCAAAATCGCGCTGTTCGACTGGACCAGCGTCAACCTCAACGCCAAGATTCTCGGCGGCATCCTGGAAAAGCTCGGCTACACCGTCGAATACCCGACCGCCGATTATCTCTCCAGCCTGACCACCGGCCTCACCAATGGCGACCTCGATGTCGGCCTGGAGTACTGGGACACCACGGCCGGCGAAGCCATGAAGGCCTCCGATGCCACCGGCCAGACCGAACGGCTCGGCAAGCTCGGCCCGAAGGCAAAGGAAGAGTGGTGGTTTCCCGAATATATGAAGGAAAAGTGCCCGACTTTGCCAGATTGGCATGCACTGCTCGACGCCACCTGCGCGGCATCGTTCTCGACCGCCGAGACGGCGCCGAAGGGGCGCTATCTCGGCGGCCCGGTGACCTGGGAAGGTTTTGACGACGAACGCGTCGCGGCGCTGAAACTGCCCTTCACGGTCATCCATGCCGGCACCGATGCCGCGATGTTCGCCGAACTCGATTCCGCCTATCAGCGCAAGGCGCCGATCATGCTGTGGATTTATTCGCCGCATTGGGCGCCCGCAAAATACAAGGGCGAATGGGTGCAATTCCCGGAATATACTCCCGAATGCTACAACGACCGGAAATGGGGCGTGAACCCGGACGCCAAATACGACTGCGGCAAGCCGCATGGCGAGATCTGGAAATACTCCTGGAACGGCATGAAGGACAAATGGCCGGTCGCCTACAAGGTGGCCAAGGCCTACACGGTCGATACCGATGAGTTGAACAAGATGAGCGGCGAGATCGACCTCGACGGCAAGACGCCGGAAGACGTCGCCGCCGCCTGGATCGCCGCCCACGAGGCCGACTGGAAAGCCTGGGCGCAGTGA